One Euphorbia lathyris chromosome 1, ddEupLath1.1, whole genome shotgun sequence DNA segment encodes these proteins:
- the LOC136204266 gene encoding auxilin-like protein 1 isoform X2 produces MENPTLSRQPTMLSKKSYNGPNTIASKSIYDDVFGGPPKFGAPTLSPRVEDYTEIFGGFHSSRASSIPVLDLPLVDDEAPDVFFDVRSSGFDYTEVFGGFSGHDFAASYEDLMMMMDQSNCHDDSSDEAWTPTAADNLSEESDHSAKNQCFSNGDSSELIDDCMEFNISYNKASNRCNEDLSNGIRHITQLHDVSGYTFVVDKTTSLPNTGYLQAGDGEDHLNINYSGEMLSGRHHRQVMSQPAKGGTDGLFFGDDVAPHKEFVRNGSMFLTISDVSLRTRPSHLPPPSRPPPALDVEMGDSGKTTPNCESVASEESAGDSSPPYFDVEVDASSSAAASAAAMKDAMKKAQAKLKSAKESMERNRDAFHSRTKLDSKNSRSDKEEKVTEIDNGFGSIKGKGGEGSIQRAEENGVAFSIMEDKVKVKKARQLISDSVEGKYHLNMAKKSEEEKQGRESFSSQGSDFIDVAGEWKEATQFFELVTNKSKKVFDQVNDETVLELDSICYERQKKEKRATVDGLQGHRENGRKVGADHEIEYPETKSGIPIRAFEHDKIVQMTQETCREGRNEKKFSIDLQPGETEKRRLRAYDLQKHSDSVEVIEKAGMRTMKHKDKGSKWKEDNRSAGNVKKFRHGKEDSERKSRNAFELEENEKKFNATYEPAEYEIRLKRVTQPEEKEKTKKAVREREGNEKTLREAVGRKESERSRKETLEKEDYERKLMENRENEERLRRQREATEREENEKRKKETREREENEKRQRELLEREANEKRLKEAKNKEENERRLKENLEKEETQRRQRKALEQEENAKREREENEKRLKQALEKEEMQRRQREAIEKEGNANRERQENEKRLKLALEKEKMQRWQREAAEQEIAKRERVENEMRLQEVLEKEENKRQKEKNEKKQEEAFATEEYAKQQLEVSNIGCKEAFEREEIAERIKEGSDCASGKRLGEVCQKPENCMTSRYFEEVKEIETGLKADEEPETVVNMSEAKCKWKETKTKHVDACDSENQTGLKKMGEDYIELNQAWRLNNNEIDRTTKITGNRENSRELEATKEIACQETSKLLSDPINGEAEVAFGIVEDTVGHGKMLSGVEDVTGTEQKTNEKVKRNFQVTLDTGNQGVKFPYERNERGKNMERLNQEHNKVNFMSAGAVKEPVENGRKIKGAQPDAEVKGNNQRAAHQVHASQSTERKLKNDTLPQEDKESERMKRERDLELERLRKMEEEREREREREKDRMAVDRTILETRERAYAEARERAERAAVERATAEVRERALNDARERLEKACAEAREKSFPDNKASIESRLRAERAAVERATAEARERAFEKAMAERTAFEARDRVERSVSDKFSASRNSGIRPNSSSSDQQSQGAGTFNGSKYQHSSVYSERFGVEGESPQRCKARLERHRRTAERAAKALEEKNMRDLHAQREQAERNRLAETLDADVKRWSSGKEGNLRALLSTLQYILGADSGWQPIPLTEVITAAAVKKAYRKATLCVHPDKLQQRGASIQHKYICEKVFDLLKEAWNKFNSEER; encoded by the exons ATGGAAAATCCAACGCTTTCTCGTCAACCAACCATGCTTTCCAAGAAGAGCTACAATGGACCCAACACCATCGCCTCCAAGTCCATTTACGATGACGTCTTCGGCGGCCCTCCTAAGTTCGGAGCTCCGACCCTCTCGCCTCGGGTCGAAGATTACACCGAGATTTTTGGTGGGTTTCACTCCTCACGCGCTTCTTCGATTCCCGTGCTCGATCTTCCATTGGTCGATGATGAGGCGCCTGACGTTTTCTTTGATGTCCGTAGCTCCGGTTTCGACTATACTGAAGTTTTTGGAGGATTTAGTGGCCATGATTTTGCAGCTTCTTACGAGgacttgatgatgatgatggacCAATCCAACTGTCATGATGATTCCTCTGATGAAGCTTG GACTCCAACAGCAGCTGATAATCTATCAGAAGAATCGGATCATTCTGCAAAGAACCAGTGCTTCTCAAATGGAGACTCGAGTGAGTTGATTGATGACTGCATGGAATTCAACATATCATATAATAAAGCTAGTAACAGATGCAATGAAGATTTGTCAAATGGGATCAGACACATAACGCAGCTGCATGATGTTTCGGGATATACTTTTGTGGTTGATAAAACCACTTCGTTGCCAAACACAGGCTATCTGCAGGCAGGAGATGGTGAGGATCATCTCAATATTAACTATAGTGGGGAAATGTTGAGCGGGAGGCACCACAGGCAAGTCATGTCACAACCAGCTAAAGGTGGTACTGATGGATTGTTCTTTGGAGATGATGTTGCACCTCATAAGGAATTTGTCAGAAATGGTTCAATGTTTTTAACCATTTCAGATGTTAGCCTTAGAACTCGTCCCTCTCATTTGCCACCACCATCTAGACCACCACCAGCATTGGATGTTGAAATGGGAGACTCCGGTAAAACGACTCCAAATTGTGAAAGTGTTGCCTCTGAGGAGAGCGCCGGTGATAGCTCTCCTCCTTATTTTGATGTAGAGGTGGATGCAAGTTCATCTGCTGCAGCTTCAGCTGCTGCTATGAAAGACGCCATGAAGAAAGCTCAAGCAAAGCTAAAAAGTGCAAAAGAATCGATGGAGAGGAATCGGGACGCTTTTCATAGCCGTACAAAATTAGATTCAAAGAATAGTAGAAGTGACAAAGAAGAAAAGGTGACTGAGATAGATAATGGCTTTGGTAGCATAAAAGGTAAGGGAGGGGAGGGTAGTATACAAAGAGCAGAAGAGAATGGAGTTGCATTTTCTATCATGGAGGACAAAGTGAAGGTCAAAAAGGCAAGGCAGCTAATTTCAGATTCAGTAGAAGGAAAATATCACCTAAATATGGCCAAAAAATCTGAAGAAGAGAAGCAAGGGAGGGAATCATTTTCATCTCAAGGGTCTGATTTTATTGATGTAGCTGGTGAATGGAAAGAAGCTACTCAGTTTTTTGAATTGGtaacaaataaatcaaaaaaGGTCTTTGACCAGGTGAACGACGAAACTGTTTTGGAGCTTGATTCAATATGTTATGAGCGTCAGAAGAAGGAAAAAAGGGCAACTGTGGATGGATTACAGGGGCATCGAGAAAATGGCAGGAAAGTGGGAGCAGATCATGAAATAGAGTATCCTGAGACAAAATCTGGAATACCAATCAGAGcttttgaacatgacaaaataGTACAGATGACTCAAGAGACTTGTAGGGAGGGACGAAATGAGAAGAAATTTAGCATTGACTTGCAACCTGGAGAAACTGAAAAGAGAAGACTAAGAGCTTATGACTTGCAGAAACATTCAGATTCTGTGGAGGTTATAGAGAAAGCGGGCATGCGGACTATGAAACACAAAGATAAAGGATCGAAGTGGAAGGAGGATAACAGAAGTGCGGGCAATGTGAAAAAATTCCGTCATGGAAAGGAAGACAGtgaaagaaaatcaagaaatgCTTTTGAGCttgaagaaaatgaaaaaaagttcaATGCGACTTATGAGCCAGCAGAATATGAAATTAGGCTGAAAAGGGTTACTCAACCagaggaaaaagagaagacAAAAAAGGCTGTTCGTGAGCGGGAAGGAAATGAGAAGACATTAAGAGAGGCTGTTGGGCGAAAAGAAAGTGAGAGGAGCCGAAAAGAGACTTTGGAGAAGGAAGATTATGAGAGGAAACTGATGGAGAATCGTGAGAATGAAGAGAGACTGAGGAGACAAAGAGAGGCAACTGAACGGGAAGAGaatgagaagagaaaaaaagagACTCGTGAAAGAGAAGAAAATGAGAAGAGACAAAGAGAATTGCTTGAAAGGGAAGCAAATGAGAAGAGATTAAAAGAGGCTAAGAATAAGGAGGAGAATGAGAGGAGACTGAAAGAGAATCTTGAGAAGGAAGAAACTCAGAGGAGGCAAAGAAAGGCTCTTGAACAGGAAGAGAATGCCAAgcgagaaagagaagaaaatgagaaaagacTAAAACAGGCTCTTGAGAAGGAAGAGATGCAGAGGAGGCAAAGAGAGGCAATTGAAAAGGAAGGTAATGCAAATAGAGAAAGAcaagaaaatgagaaaagacTAAAACTGGCTCTTGAGAAGGAAAAGATGCAGAGGTGGCAAAGAGAGGCTGCTGAACAGGAGATTGCAAAGAGAGAAAGAGTAGAAAATGAGATGAGACTACAAGAGGTTCTTGAGAAGGAAGAAAATAAGAGACAAAAggaaaagaatgaaaagaaacaAGAAGAGGCATTTGCAACAGAAGAATATGCGAAACAGCAGTTGGAGGTGAGCAACATCGGATGCAAAGAGGCTTTTGAAAGAGAAGAAATTGCAGAAAGGATTAAAGAGGGTTCTGATTGTGCAAGTGGAAAGAGACTGGGGGAGGTATGCCAAAAACCAGAAAACTGCATGACCTCTAGATACTTtgaggaagtcaaagaaattgAAACTGGACTGAAAGCAGATGAGGAGCCAGAAACGGTTGTGAACATGTCTGAGGCTAAATGCAAGTGGAAAGAGACGAAGACAAAACATGTGGATGCTTGTGACAGTGAAAATCAAACAGGATTAAAGAAGATGGGGGAGGATTACATTGAACTGAATCAAGCATGGAGGCTTAATAACAATGAGATTGATAGAACAACTAAAATAACAGGCAATCGGGAGAACAGCAGGGAACTGGAAGCAACTAAGGAGATTGCTTGTCAAGAAACTAGCAAGTTGTTGTCTGATCCGATCAATGGGGAAGCGGAAGTAGCATTTGGCATAGTCGAAGACACTGTAGGACATGGTAAGATGCTATCAGGAGTGGAAGATGTTACTGGCACTGAACAGAAGACCAATGAGAAAGTGAAGAGGAACTTTCAAGTTACTTTGGATACTGGAAATCAAGGGGTGAAGTTTCCTTATGAAAGGAATGAGAGAGGGAAGAATATGGAGCGCTTAAATCAGGAACATAACAAGGTTAATTTCATGTCAGCTGGTGCAGTAAAAGAACCTGTTGAAAATGGAAGGAAAATAAAAGGAGCTCAACCTGATGCAGAAGTTAAAGGAAACAATCAAAGGGCAGCTCATCAGGTTCATGCAAGCCAGAGCACTGAAAGAAAATTGAAGAATGATACCCTTCCACAAGAAGACAAAGAATCTGAAAGAATGAAAAgagaaagggacttagaattGGAACGCCTTagaaaaatggaagaagaaagggagagggagagggagagagagaagGACAGGATGGCTGTTGACAGAACAATACTTGAAACTCGTGAAAGGGCATATGCTGAAGCTCGTGAAAGGGCAGAACGGGCTGCTGTGGAAAGAGCAACTGCTGAAGTTCGAGAGAGAGCACTTAATGATGCCCGTGAACGATTAGAGAAGGCATGTGCAGAGGCGAGGGAGAAGTCCTTCCCAGATAACAAGGCATCTATCGAGTCCAGGCTAAGGGCCGAGCGTGCTGCAGTAGAGAGAGCCACTGCAGAGGCAAGAGAGCGTGCTTTTGAAAAGGCAATGGCTGAAAGGACTGCTTTTGAGGCTAGGGATCGAGTTGAAAGATCTGTTTCAGATAAATTTTCTGCTTCTAGGAATAGTGGAATTAGACCCAACTCTTCATCCTCC GATCAACAGTCGCAGGGTGCAGGCACATTTAATGGTTCAAAATACCAACATTCCTCAGTCTATAGTG AGAGATTTGGAGTTGAAGGTGAATCGCCTCAGAGGTGTAAAGCCAGATTAGAAAGACATCGAAGAACAGCTGAACGTGCG GCAAAAGCATTGGAAGAGAAAAACATGCGCGATCTTCATGCTCAAAGAGAACAAGCAGAAAGAAAT AGATTAGCAGAAACTCTTGATGCAGATGTTAAGAGATGGTCAAGTGGGAAAGAAGGGAACTTACGGGCATTGCTTTCAACTTTGCAATAT ATACTTGGGGCTGATAGTGGTTGGCAACCAATTCCTCTGACAGAAGTAATAACAGCAGCAGCTGTGAAGAAAGCTTACAGGAAAGCCACTCTTTGTGTTCATCCAGACAAACTTCAACAACGTGGTGCAAGTATTCAGCACAAGTACATTTGTGAGAAGGTGTTTGATCTTCTAAAG GAAGCATGGAATAAATTCAACTCAGAAGAGCGGTAG
- the LOC136204266 gene encoding auxilin-like protein 1 isoform X1 yields MENPTLSRQPTMLSKKSYNGPNTIASKSIYDDVFGGPPKFGAPTLSPRVEDYTEIFGGFHSSRASSIPVLDLPLVDDEAPDVFFDVRSSGFDYTEVFGGFSGHDFAASYEDLMMMMDQSNCHDDSSDEAWTPTAADNLSEESDHSAKNQCFSNGDSSELIDDCMEFNISYNKASNRCNEDLSNGIRHITQLHDVSGYTFVVDKTTSLPNTGYLQAGDGEDHLNINYSGEMLSGRHHRQVMSQPAKGGTDGLFFGDDVAPHKEFVRNGSMFLTISDVSLRTRPSHLPPPSRPPPALDVEMGDSGKTTPNCESVASEESAGDSSPPYFDVEVDASSSAAASAAAMKDAMKKAQAKLKSAKESMERNRDAFHSRTKLDSKNSRSDKEEKVTEIDNGFGSIKGKGGEGSIQRAEENGVAFSIMEDKVKVKKARQLISDSVEGKYHLNMAKKSEEEKQGRESFSSQGSDFIDVAGEWKEATQFFELVTNKSKKVFDQVNDETVLELDSICYERQKKEKRATVDGLQGHRENGRKVGADHEIEYPETKSGIPIRAFEHDKIVQMTQETCREGRNEKKFSIDLQPGETEKRRLRAYDLQKHSDSVEVIEKAGMRTMKHKDKGSKWKEDNRSAGNVKKFRHGKEDSERKSRNAFELEENEKKFNATYEPAEYEIRLKRVTQPEEKEKTKKAVREREGNEKTLREAVGRKESERSRKETLEKEDYERKLMENRENEERLRRQREATEREENEKRKKETREREENEKRQRELLEREANEKRLKEAKNKEENERRLKENLEKEETQRRQRKALEQEENAKREREENEKRLKQALEKEEMQRRQREAIEKEGNANRERQENEKRLKLALEKEKMQRWQREAAEQEIAKRERVENEMRLQEVLEKEENKRQKEKNEKKQEEAFATEEYAKQQLEVSNIGCKEAFEREEIAERIKEGSDCASGKRLGEVCQKPENCMTSRYFEEVKEIETGLKADEEPETVVNMSEAKCKWKETKTKHVDACDSENQTGLKKMGEDYIELNQAWRLNNNEIDRTTKITGNRENSRELEATKEIACQETSKLLSDPINGEAEVAFGIVEDTVGHGKMLSGVEDVTGTEQKTNEKVKRNFQVTLDTGNQGVKFPYERNERGKNMERLNQEHNKVNFMSAGAVKEPVENGRKIKGAQPDAEVKGNNQRAAHQVHASQSTERKLKNDTLPQEDKESERMKRERDLELERLRKMEEEREREREREKDRMAVDRTILETRERAYAEARERAERAAVERATAEVRERALNDARERLEKACAEAREKSFPDNKASIESRLRAERAAVERATAEARERAFEKAMAERTAFEARDRVERSVSDKFSASRNSGIRPNSSSSELQDQQSQGAGTFNGSKYQHSSVYSERFGVEGESPQRCKARLERHRRTAERAAKALEEKNMRDLHAQREQAERNRLAETLDADVKRWSSGKEGNLRALLSTLQYILGADSGWQPIPLTEVITAAAVKKAYRKATLCVHPDKLQQRGASIQHKYICEKVFDLLKEAWNKFNSEER; encoded by the exons ATGGAAAATCCAACGCTTTCTCGTCAACCAACCATGCTTTCCAAGAAGAGCTACAATGGACCCAACACCATCGCCTCCAAGTCCATTTACGATGACGTCTTCGGCGGCCCTCCTAAGTTCGGAGCTCCGACCCTCTCGCCTCGGGTCGAAGATTACACCGAGATTTTTGGTGGGTTTCACTCCTCACGCGCTTCTTCGATTCCCGTGCTCGATCTTCCATTGGTCGATGATGAGGCGCCTGACGTTTTCTTTGATGTCCGTAGCTCCGGTTTCGACTATACTGAAGTTTTTGGAGGATTTAGTGGCCATGATTTTGCAGCTTCTTACGAGgacttgatgatgatgatggacCAATCCAACTGTCATGATGATTCCTCTGATGAAGCTTG GACTCCAACAGCAGCTGATAATCTATCAGAAGAATCGGATCATTCTGCAAAGAACCAGTGCTTCTCAAATGGAGACTCGAGTGAGTTGATTGATGACTGCATGGAATTCAACATATCATATAATAAAGCTAGTAACAGATGCAATGAAGATTTGTCAAATGGGATCAGACACATAACGCAGCTGCATGATGTTTCGGGATATACTTTTGTGGTTGATAAAACCACTTCGTTGCCAAACACAGGCTATCTGCAGGCAGGAGATGGTGAGGATCATCTCAATATTAACTATAGTGGGGAAATGTTGAGCGGGAGGCACCACAGGCAAGTCATGTCACAACCAGCTAAAGGTGGTACTGATGGATTGTTCTTTGGAGATGATGTTGCACCTCATAAGGAATTTGTCAGAAATGGTTCAATGTTTTTAACCATTTCAGATGTTAGCCTTAGAACTCGTCCCTCTCATTTGCCACCACCATCTAGACCACCACCAGCATTGGATGTTGAAATGGGAGACTCCGGTAAAACGACTCCAAATTGTGAAAGTGTTGCCTCTGAGGAGAGCGCCGGTGATAGCTCTCCTCCTTATTTTGATGTAGAGGTGGATGCAAGTTCATCTGCTGCAGCTTCAGCTGCTGCTATGAAAGACGCCATGAAGAAAGCTCAAGCAAAGCTAAAAAGTGCAAAAGAATCGATGGAGAGGAATCGGGACGCTTTTCATAGCCGTACAAAATTAGATTCAAAGAATAGTAGAAGTGACAAAGAAGAAAAGGTGACTGAGATAGATAATGGCTTTGGTAGCATAAAAGGTAAGGGAGGGGAGGGTAGTATACAAAGAGCAGAAGAGAATGGAGTTGCATTTTCTATCATGGAGGACAAAGTGAAGGTCAAAAAGGCAAGGCAGCTAATTTCAGATTCAGTAGAAGGAAAATATCACCTAAATATGGCCAAAAAATCTGAAGAAGAGAAGCAAGGGAGGGAATCATTTTCATCTCAAGGGTCTGATTTTATTGATGTAGCTGGTGAATGGAAAGAAGCTACTCAGTTTTTTGAATTGGtaacaaataaatcaaaaaaGGTCTTTGACCAGGTGAACGACGAAACTGTTTTGGAGCTTGATTCAATATGTTATGAGCGTCAGAAGAAGGAAAAAAGGGCAACTGTGGATGGATTACAGGGGCATCGAGAAAATGGCAGGAAAGTGGGAGCAGATCATGAAATAGAGTATCCTGAGACAAAATCTGGAATACCAATCAGAGcttttgaacatgacaaaataGTACAGATGACTCAAGAGACTTGTAGGGAGGGACGAAATGAGAAGAAATTTAGCATTGACTTGCAACCTGGAGAAACTGAAAAGAGAAGACTAAGAGCTTATGACTTGCAGAAACATTCAGATTCTGTGGAGGTTATAGAGAAAGCGGGCATGCGGACTATGAAACACAAAGATAAAGGATCGAAGTGGAAGGAGGATAACAGAAGTGCGGGCAATGTGAAAAAATTCCGTCATGGAAAGGAAGACAGtgaaagaaaatcaagaaatgCTTTTGAGCttgaagaaaatgaaaaaaagttcaATGCGACTTATGAGCCAGCAGAATATGAAATTAGGCTGAAAAGGGTTACTCAACCagaggaaaaagagaagacAAAAAAGGCTGTTCGTGAGCGGGAAGGAAATGAGAAGACATTAAGAGAGGCTGTTGGGCGAAAAGAAAGTGAGAGGAGCCGAAAAGAGACTTTGGAGAAGGAAGATTATGAGAGGAAACTGATGGAGAATCGTGAGAATGAAGAGAGACTGAGGAGACAAAGAGAGGCAACTGAACGGGAAGAGaatgagaagagaaaaaaagagACTCGTGAAAGAGAAGAAAATGAGAAGAGACAAAGAGAATTGCTTGAAAGGGAAGCAAATGAGAAGAGATTAAAAGAGGCTAAGAATAAGGAGGAGAATGAGAGGAGACTGAAAGAGAATCTTGAGAAGGAAGAAACTCAGAGGAGGCAAAGAAAGGCTCTTGAACAGGAAGAGAATGCCAAgcgagaaagagaagaaaatgagaaaagacTAAAACAGGCTCTTGAGAAGGAAGAGATGCAGAGGAGGCAAAGAGAGGCAATTGAAAAGGAAGGTAATGCAAATAGAGAAAGAcaagaaaatgagaaaagacTAAAACTGGCTCTTGAGAAGGAAAAGATGCAGAGGTGGCAAAGAGAGGCTGCTGAACAGGAGATTGCAAAGAGAGAAAGAGTAGAAAATGAGATGAGACTACAAGAGGTTCTTGAGAAGGAAGAAAATAAGAGACAAAAggaaaagaatgaaaagaaacaAGAAGAGGCATTTGCAACAGAAGAATATGCGAAACAGCAGTTGGAGGTGAGCAACATCGGATGCAAAGAGGCTTTTGAAAGAGAAGAAATTGCAGAAAGGATTAAAGAGGGTTCTGATTGTGCAAGTGGAAAGAGACTGGGGGAGGTATGCCAAAAACCAGAAAACTGCATGACCTCTAGATACTTtgaggaagtcaaagaaattgAAACTGGACTGAAAGCAGATGAGGAGCCAGAAACGGTTGTGAACATGTCTGAGGCTAAATGCAAGTGGAAAGAGACGAAGACAAAACATGTGGATGCTTGTGACAGTGAAAATCAAACAGGATTAAAGAAGATGGGGGAGGATTACATTGAACTGAATCAAGCATGGAGGCTTAATAACAATGAGATTGATAGAACAACTAAAATAACAGGCAATCGGGAGAACAGCAGGGAACTGGAAGCAACTAAGGAGATTGCTTGTCAAGAAACTAGCAAGTTGTTGTCTGATCCGATCAATGGGGAAGCGGAAGTAGCATTTGGCATAGTCGAAGACACTGTAGGACATGGTAAGATGCTATCAGGAGTGGAAGATGTTACTGGCACTGAACAGAAGACCAATGAGAAAGTGAAGAGGAACTTTCAAGTTACTTTGGATACTGGAAATCAAGGGGTGAAGTTTCCTTATGAAAGGAATGAGAGAGGGAAGAATATGGAGCGCTTAAATCAGGAACATAACAAGGTTAATTTCATGTCAGCTGGTGCAGTAAAAGAACCTGTTGAAAATGGAAGGAAAATAAAAGGAGCTCAACCTGATGCAGAAGTTAAAGGAAACAATCAAAGGGCAGCTCATCAGGTTCATGCAAGCCAGAGCACTGAAAGAAAATTGAAGAATGATACCCTTCCACAAGAAGACAAAGAATCTGAAAGAATGAAAAgagaaagggacttagaattGGAACGCCTTagaaaaatggaagaagaaagggagagggagagggagagagagaagGACAGGATGGCTGTTGACAGAACAATACTTGAAACTCGTGAAAGGGCATATGCTGAAGCTCGTGAAAGGGCAGAACGGGCTGCTGTGGAAAGAGCAACTGCTGAAGTTCGAGAGAGAGCACTTAATGATGCCCGTGAACGATTAGAGAAGGCATGTGCAGAGGCGAGGGAGAAGTCCTTCCCAGATAACAAGGCATCTATCGAGTCCAGGCTAAGGGCCGAGCGTGCTGCAGTAGAGAGAGCCACTGCAGAGGCAAGAGAGCGTGCTTTTGAAAAGGCAATGGCTGAAAGGACTGCTTTTGAGGCTAGGGATCGAGTTGAAAGATCTGTTTCAGATAAATTTTCTGCTTCTAGGAATAGTGGAATTAGACCCAACTCTTCATCCTCC GAGCTACAGGATCAACAGTCGCAGGGTGCAGGCACATTTAATGGTTCAAAATACCAACATTCCTCAGTCTATAGTG AGAGATTTGGAGTTGAAGGTGAATCGCCTCAGAGGTGTAAAGCCAGATTAGAAAGACATCGAAGAACAGCTGAACGTGCG GCAAAAGCATTGGAAGAGAAAAACATGCGCGATCTTCATGCTCAAAGAGAACAAGCAGAAAGAAAT AGATTAGCAGAAACTCTTGATGCAGATGTTAAGAGATGGTCAAGTGGGAAAGAAGGGAACTTACGGGCATTGCTTTCAACTTTGCAATAT ATACTTGGGGCTGATAGTGGTTGGCAACCAATTCCTCTGACAGAAGTAATAACAGCAGCAGCTGTGAAGAAAGCTTACAGGAAAGCCACTCTTTGTGTTCATCCAGACAAACTTCAACAACGTGGTGCAAGTATTCAGCACAAGTACATTTGTGAGAAGGTGTTTGATCTTCTAAAG GAAGCATGGAATAAATTCAACTCAGAAGAGCGGTAG